A genomic window from Planococcus rifietoensis includes:
- a CDS encoding mandelate racemase/muconate lactonizing enzyme family protein has product MKITQARLHAVRFPLHEPFIISYATYPDMPSLILELETDNGLVGYGEAVPDEHVTGEYFTASYEVLKELFLPAVIGMNPFDIEAIHHKMNGILAGNPAAKAAVDIACYDLMGKASGQPVYNLLGGQSKEHLSYPRVLSIESPEIMAKKAKQAVEAGYGSLKLKVGAGNAQLDVERILAVREKVGPDMPIRVDVNQGWKSVGTAVAAIRQLETAGLSWIEQPIRMGDIRGLAEVRQKTAVPIMADETVQSMEDLLEIIRLDAADVINIKLMKCGGIFHAVQMAKTAEAAGMLCQIGSMVESSVASSAGYHAAMSRINIESTELTGPLLFSEEIGDLKYEHPHVLLSGKPGLGIEVDPEKLKKLTVTSCTVGGELA; this is encoded by the coding sequence ATGAAAATCACTCAAGCACGATTGCATGCAGTGCGCTTTCCTTTGCATGAACCATTCATCATTTCCTATGCGACTTATCCGGACATGCCGTCTTTGATTCTTGAATTGGAAACGGATAACGGCTTGGTCGGTTACGGGGAAGCGGTGCCGGATGAACATGTGACGGGCGAGTATTTTACGGCGAGCTACGAAGTATTGAAGGAATTATTCCTGCCGGCTGTGATTGGCATGAATCCGTTCGATATTGAAGCAATCCATCATAAGATGAACGGGATTTTGGCGGGCAACCCGGCAGCGAAAGCCGCGGTTGATATCGCTTGCTATGACTTGATGGGGAAAGCTTCGGGACAGCCTGTCTATAATTTGCTCGGTGGACAATCGAAAGAGCATTTATCCTATCCGCGCGTCTTGAGCATCGAGTCGCCTGAAATCATGGCGAAAAAAGCGAAACAGGCCGTCGAAGCGGGATACGGATCGTTAAAACTGAAAGTCGGGGCAGGCAATGCCCAACTGGATGTGGAACGGATCCTGGCGGTGCGTGAGAAAGTTGGCCCAGATATGCCGATTCGTGTGGATGTCAACCAAGGCTGGAAATCAGTCGGGACAGCAGTTGCGGCAATCCGCCAGCTTGAAACGGCAGGACTCAGCTGGATCGAACAGCCGATCCGCATGGGCGATATCCGTGGTTTGGCCGAAGTAAGACAGAAAACAGCCGTGCCGATCATGGCGGATGAGACGGTGCAATCGATGGAAGATTTGCTCGAAATCATCCGTCTCGATGCAGCGGATGTCATCAACATCAAATTGATGAAATGCGGCGGAATTTTCCATGCAGTGCAAATGGCGAAAACCGCAGAAGCGGCGGGCATGCTGTGCCAGATCGGCTCGATGGTGGAATCATCAGTTGCCTCAAGCGCCGGCTATCACGCGGCGATGTCGCGGATCAATATCGAAAGCACAGAACTGACAGGGCCGCTGTTGTTCAGCGAAGAAATTGGCGACTTGAAATACGAGCATCCCCATGTGCTCTTGAGCGGCAAGCCGGGGCTTGGCATTGAAGTGGACCCTGAGAAGCTGAAGAAATTAACGGTCACATCTTGTACGGTAGGAGGCGAGCTTGCATGA
- a CDS encoding M20 metallopeptidase family protein, which translates to MSLLKQTDVLIDSLQEEMVDIRRHLHMHPELSHQEVETPAYIAERLEEMGVEVRRGVGGRGVVGTIRGGKPGKTIAFRADFDALPIDDQKEVSYKSTIPGVMHACGHDGHTAGLLGFAKAIMSIKEDLPGTIVLIHQFGEELSPGGARAMIEDGCLDGVDLVFGAHLQSKMESGKVYLRDGYLQASEDAIKINVYGSGTHGAEPHTGIDPILAASHIMVALQSIVSRNADPLKELVVSIGKFHAGDADNVIPSKAVMEGTIRVFDPELRKLASERVRSVAENVAAAMGARAEVIVETGYDSLWNHPEAAEIVRISARPVVGEDNVIDIDPIMPVEDFAYYTQAKPGAYFFIGAKMADEALVYPHHHENFDFNEDAMNTTAKVFASIYFNAQQAETGSTES; encoded by the coding sequence ATGAGCTTATTAAAACAAACCGATGTATTGATTGATTCCTTGCAAGAGGAAATGGTGGACATCCGCCGCCATCTCCATATGCACCCTGAACTTTCCCACCAAGAAGTGGAAACTCCGGCTTATATCGCAGAGCGCTTAGAAGAAATGGGTGTCGAAGTGCGCCGGGGTGTTGGCGGCCGCGGCGTCGTCGGAACGATCCGCGGCGGCAAACCGGGCAAGACGATCGCGTTCCGTGCAGATTTTGACGCGCTGCCGATCGACGACCAAAAAGAGGTTTCTTATAAATCGACGATTCCAGGCGTGATGCACGCTTGCGGTCACGATGGCCATACAGCCGGCCTTCTTGGCTTCGCGAAAGCGATAATGTCAATCAAGGAAGACCTGCCTGGAACGATTGTGCTGATCCATCAATTCGGCGAAGAACTGTCGCCGGGCGGGGCACGCGCGATGATCGAAGACGGCTGCTTGGATGGCGTCGACCTCGTGTTCGGCGCTCATCTCCAGAGCAAAATGGAATCCGGCAAGGTTTACCTTCGCGATGGCTACCTGCAAGCTTCTGAAGATGCCATCAAAATCAATGTCTACGGCTCCGGAACCCACGGCGCCGAACCACATACCGGCATCGACCCGATCCTTGCCGCGAGCCACATCATGGTCGCCCTGCAATCGATTGTCAGCCGCAATGCTGACCCGCTGAAAGAACTCGTCGTGTCGATTGGCAAATTCCATGCGGGAGATGCTGACAATGTCATTCCAAGCAAAGCCGTCATGGAAGGCACGATCCGCGTGTTCGACCCGGAACTGCGCAAGCTCGCCAGCGAACGCGTGCGCTCAGTCGCTGAAAACGTCGCCGCTGCCATGGGTGCACGTGCAGAAGTGATTGTCGAGACCGGCTACGATTCGCTCTGGAACCACCCAGAAGCAGCAGAAATCGTCCGCATATCGGCTCGTCCTGTCGTCGGTGAAGACAATGTCATCGATATCGACCCGATCATGCCAGTCGAGGATTTTGCGTATTACACACAAGCGAAGCCTGGCGCTTATTTCTTTATCGGCGCGAAAATGGCAGATGAAGCGCTCGTCTATCCGCACCACCACGAAAATTTCGATTTCAATGAAGACGCGATGAACACGACAGCAAAAGTGTTCGCTTCCATCTATTTCAATGCCCAGCAAGCAGAAACCGGTTCTACAGAATCATAA
- a CDS encoding glycine C-acetyltransferase: MSKKLDAFLEENLTELKEQGLYNEIDPVEGPNGAIIKIGGKDLINLSSNNYLGLATDEDLKKVAIQAIEKYGVGAGAVRTINGTLDLHVQLEEKLAEFKGTEAAISFQSGFNCNMAAISAVMDKNDAILSDQLNHASIIDGCRLSKAKIIAFKHSDMEDLRQKAKEATESGQYNKVMVITDGVFSMDGDIAKLPEIVEIAKEFDLITYVDDAHGSGVTGKGKGTVKHFGLEKEVDMQMGTLSKAVGVVGGYVAGKKQLIDWLRVRSRPFLFSTAVTPGDVAATTAAVQKIIDSTELHDKLWDNGDYLKKGLKELGFDIGDSATPITPCIIGDEKLTQQFSKRLFEEGVYAKSIVFPTVPRGTGRVRNMPTAAHTKDMLDEAIEIYAKVGKELNVIK, from the coding sequence GTGTCGAAAAAATTAGATGCGTTTTTGGAAGAAAACTTAACGGAATTGAAAGAACAAGGCCTATATAATGAGATCGATCCGGTAGAAGGCCCGAACGGAGCGATTATAAAAATCGGCGGCAAGGACCTGATCAACTTATCATCAAACAACTACTTGGGGCTTGCAACAGATGAAGACTTGAAGAAAGTGGCGATTCAAGCCATCGAAAAATACGGAGTCGGCGCTGGCGCTGTCCGTACGATCAACGGAACGCTCGACTTGCACGTGCAACTGGAAGAGAAATTGGCTGAGTTCAAAGGAACAGAAGCGGCGATTTCATTCCAATCCGGCTTCAACTGCAATATGGCGGCGATTTCTGCAGTCATGGACAAGAACGATGCGATCCTGTCCGATCAATTGAACCATGCATCGATCATCGACGGTTGCCGCTTGTCGAAAGCGAAAATCATCGCGTTCAAGCACTCTGATATGGAAGACCTTCGCCAGAAAGCGAAAGAAGCGACTGAATCCGGCCAGTACAATAAAGTAATGGTCATCACAGACGGCGTCTTCTCGATGGACGGTGATATCGCGAAGCTTCCAGAAATCGTGGAAATCGCAAAAGAGTTTGACTTGATCACATACGTTGATGACGCGCACGGTTCAGGCGTTACAGGTAAAGGGAAAGGCACTGTGAAGCATTTCGGCTTGGAAAAAGAAGTCGATATGCAGATGGGGACACTCTCGAAAGCAGTCGGCGTTGTCGGCGGCTATGTAGCCGGCAAGAAACAATTGATCGACTGGCTGCGCGTGCGCTCACGCCCGTTCTTGTTCTCGACAGCGGTAACGCCAGGGGACGTCGCAGCGACGACGGCCGCCGTCCAAAAAATCATCGATTCAACAGAACTTCACGATAAGCTATGGGACAACGGCGATTATTTGAAGAAAGGCTTGAAAGAGCTTGGCTTTGATATCGGCGATTCTGCCACGCCAATTACGCCATGCATCATCGGCGACGAAAAATTGACACAGCAGTTCTCGAAGCGTTTGTTCGAAGAAGGCGTCTATGCAAAATCAATCGTCTTCCCAACGGTTCCGCGCGGCACTGGCCGTGTACGCAACATGCCAACAGCAGCACATACAAAAGACATGCTCGACGAAGCGATCGAGATCTACGCAAAAGTCGGCAAAGAACTGAACGTCATCAAGTAA